The genomic stretch TTTTCATAGACACAACACATACAATAAATAGCTATCATGGTATCCTAAGAAACTACATCAAGACACTATGCATTGAAAGAATAGTATCATTTGTATACTCATATATGACATGGCGGCTTTAGAGAAAATGACATGTTACAAAAAAATAGAATTATAGCTTAAGAAATGTAAAGGTTATTTCTCATTGCTGCACATATACTAGAAGTTACGGTTCAAATGGGAGGCTGCCCCCAATGCTCCGTTCAATACACATCAGCTAAACCCGAAAAATATTAGCTATAAAATACAATCATCTTTGTGTGATGCGGTGGCATACGACTTTCTATGACGAATATTCCATGAGTGTACAGGTATACTAGTTGTACCCATAGTTGTCAAATATCGATTCTATGTGTGCGGTTTAGAATCTATAGTTTTACAATTCTAGTAGttatctatacctaataataaattgtgaaaatttcagtctacCATATCTTTATATGTTCACTAGGCCTTTCATCAGTGTCCGTATTTATATGACTATATAGGACTATGTTTCTCTTTTTGGATCTGGTTTCTTATTATTTTTAACTTATTTTTTGTTTATGGCACAAGAACTTCTGGTCCCATAGGGTTAGCGGGAAAAAAAGAAAGTTATAAGCTGAATCTAACTCGGAAGCCTAACACGAGTTTAAACCAATTTTAAACCGAAACAAGCGAATAGTTAGACTCAACTAAAATCCAAAACAGAGTTCGACCAAAATTATCTTTATTCTTATAAGAAAAGATATAATTacttcaaagaaaaaaaagtcaCGGACACCACCGGGGGAGGGGGAGCGACTCTTTTAGACCCAAGGTACGCAACACCTATGAGCCGGAGAGAAAAAATAAAGtaaagacaaaaacaaaaataaagatCCAATCCAAACTAAGGTAATCATGCTGAACTCGGACAGAACACTGGTGattggaaaaaaaaagtgaagacGAAAAAAAAGATCCAATCTAAACTCAGGCAATTATGGTGAACTCGGAGAGAACACTGGTGATTGGCCGCACGAAAAAAAATTAGGTGCCATAAATTTTGGCTTTCTATTATTAAGGAGGAATAGATTACGAATCTAGAGTTCAGTTCCTGATTCAATATGTTTTGGAATCGAACTCTATATCATGCTAGACAAAAGCTATTCTAACTTGTCGAAGTATGGGCTATATATATAAGTCTGGATAGAAGAAACTCTTCATTGTCCGGTAGCTAAAGAGAGACGTGCCAAAAAAAGATGGACGAAAAAAAACTTGAAATTTTGGttctttattattaggtatagatataagaagaagaaggaactACAGATTAagactttgattttttttgcctCCGATTCACATCTAACTAAATAAAGAAAGCGGAGCAAAATAAAAAACACAATTCTTATCCTTTTCTATTTAACTATTAAGAGTTCTTTTTAAAATACTTAGTATGTGAGGAATCTATTTATATTGAGACTCCTACTCCATAATGGTTTAGACGCAAGTTATTCTAAGTTGTATGAGCACGGGTTATATATATAAGTTTAGATAAAAGAAACTCTCCATCGTTCGGTAGTTAGAGAAAGACAAACAAAAAAATAGATGGACAAAAAAAGCATAAATTTTTGCCTATTTATTATTAGATATAGATtatatataattagataatagagatataaatataggtttgatagtttttttttctcccgttgcaacgcacaggCATTTTTGCTAGTAATTCTATAATTTTTGATACCATCATTCGAGTTCTGATCCAATTTAGGATCATGACTTTAACAACTTTGGTTCCACCATAAATAATCTCTTTTTTATTACACAGTACGCACAACACAGGTGTGCACACTTACCCTTATGAACGCACATACCATTATTGGTTTAGGATTGAGAAGATGTTTTCTCCAATTTTATTGCAACTATGTGTGTGCTCTCTTAAATTACCTAAACTACCTTTGACAATTTGGTTGTTAAACCTCCGGTCAAAAGAGCATTTATGACACTACTCTTTATACGGTTATAACGTTACAAAGATATAAATGACAGCCAAAGTGATATATACTATTTGAGGGCATGTTTTTTGGTGAATAGAGTGTAGATGTATCACGTACCATTATCGAAGAACAATAcctttagttaaaaaaaacgAGCACACCAAGTCAATAAAGTATACCTAACCAATGGATGATCTATACTCAATTCACAATTATTAGTATTTTATATTGAAAAGAATATGAATATATTTATGCGTTCGACATGCATAGACTAACTTGTggctattttttttataatatttttaatttgcATTATTATATGGAATTTTAAAATAGAAGGGATACATTTACGCTGGATATAACAAGTCGACAAGCTGGTCCAAACAACAGTTATGACTTACAGTTAAGACAGTACAAAAATACAAATTAAAGACGTGTGACGGGTCAAAGTGACATATACTCTTTTCCTACGTAGTATATACTACGTCAAGGGGTCAGAAGGCCACCCTGACCATCCTTTGGAATGGTTAATTCCTTTGGCGCCAGTTGGAGACTGAAGAAGGCCACCTGGCGTTCTTAATTAAACCCAGCTCACGGATCCTATAAATTGGAACCCTCGCGGCTCGGTAGTGCTCCCACCGCAAACCATTTCAAAACCTTCCTTATTTCCTTGCGCCGGCCGGTTACATCATCACTCTTGACGCACAAACCGTCCGATCCGCCGTTCCAAACGCAAACAAACAGCGCCATGTCGTCCAACTCGTCGGCGTCGTCGTCTGAGTGGACGAAGCCGCAGCACAAGCTGTTCGAGCGCGCCCTGGCGGTGTACGACGCGGACACCCCGGACCGGTGGCACAACGTGGCGCGCTACATGGGCGGCGGCACGTCCGTCGAGGAGGTGCGCCGCCACTACCAGCAGCTCGTCGTCGACGTCGCGCGGATCGAGTCCGACGGAGTGCCCTTCCACTGGTACGCCACCGCCCCGCCGCCGTCGACGCTGCATCGAGGTATGCATGTAGTAACGACTGAACACTGCCGGCGTCGTCGTCCTCCCGTTAATTTCTTGCCCTTATTCGGCTATTAAGTACTCTTATTAGTTTTGGAGCATGCGACATGGCGTAATAAATTTAATCATTCATGACGTCAACTAGATGGACGCAGAGCAGTAGCTGCTGTGTGCCACTACCCACATGAGATCTGATCCTTGGACAGGAGTACAGGACAGATAGTTCGTGTGTGTGCATGCTTGAAACGGCAAAGTACCATGAGATTAGTCCTAATCAATTCGCGTTGCCTGCTTAAAAGACTCTGCATTGTGTCTGTCATCATGCATGCCACTGGCGTTGCT from Sorghum bicolor cultivar BTx623 chromosome 3, Sorghum_bicolor_NCBIv3, whole genome shotgun sequence encodes the following:
- the LOC8058206 gene encoding protein RADIALIS-like 3, which gives rise to MSSNSSASSSEWTKPQHKLFERALAVYDADTPDRWHNVARYMGGGTSVEEVRRHYQQLVVDVARIESDGVPFHWYATAPPPSTLHRG